The following coding sequences lie in one Cannabis sativa cultivar Pink pepper isolate KNU-18-1 chromosome 5, ASM2916894v1, whole genome shotgun sequence genomic window:
- the LOC115716665 gene encoding leucine-rich repeat receptor protein kinase HPCA1 isoform X1 — protein sequence MGASSLHLFLAFFCVLIHLISSFTDPNDVAVLHSLKEAWEHLPPSWGESEDPCGVPWEGVSCKESRVTSLGLSTMGLKGRLEGDIGGLTELRTLDLSFNPGLTGPLSPRLGDLKNLNILILAGCRFNGKIPDEIGNLKELSFLALNSNNFTGSIPASLGKLSNVYWLDLADNQLTGPLPVSTSTTPGLDQLLKAKHFHFNKNKLSGPIPERIFNSEMVLIHVLFDGNQFTGAIPSTIGHVTTLEVLRLDRNELSGEVPSNLNNLTNINELNLAFNNLKGSFPDLTGMVTLNYLDLSNNTFEATEPPVWFSSLPALTTMIIENGPLQGRIPAKLFSSSQLQQVKLKNNKFNDTLNMGDSISSQLQLVDLENNDIQSVTVGFYKETLILLGNPVCETSGIANSNYCRLQQQPSKPYSTSLATCGTKSCSMDKKLNPQSCECQFPYEGTLYFRGPSFRQLTDDNKFHELEMSLWTKLGLNPGSVSLQNPFFNVDDYLQIQLDLFPSTGEFFNRSEIQRIGFQLSNQTYKPPHEFGPYYFIAAPYTFQGSHKGNSISIGAIAGIAAGCAVLVLGLVAVAVYAIRQKKRAEKAIGLSRPFASWAPSGKDSGGAPQLKGARWFSYDELKKCTGNFTSSNEIGSGGYGKVYRGQLPDGQIVAIKRAQQGSMQGGLEFKTEIELLSRVHHKNLVGLLGFCFEQGEQMLVYEHMPNGTLRESLSGKSGIHLDWKRRLRIALGSARGLAYLHELANPPIIHRDVKTTNILLDETLGAKVADFGLSKLVSDSGKGHVSTQVKGTLGYLDPEYYMTQQLTEKSDVYSFGVVMLELITAKQPIEKGKYIVREVRTSMNRNDLESYGLKEMMDPTIRNTPILIGFGKFLDLAMQCVEEVAADRPTMSEVVKAIETILQNDGINTNSTSASSSATDFVGNAKGPLKHPYSNDALPQKDVSDSEAFDYSGGYTLSTKIEPK from the exons ATGGGGGCTAGCTCGTTGCATCTCTTTTTGGCTTTCTTTTGTGTACTAATTCACTTGATTTCTTCGTTTACTGATCCCAACGATG TCGCAGTTCTCCATTCATTGAAGGAAGCTTGGGAACATTTACCTCCAAGCTGGGGAGAATCTGAAGATCCTTGTGGAGTACCATGGGAAGGAGTGAGCTGTAAAGAGTCAAGGGTGACTTCATT GGGATTGTCAACCATGGGACTAAAAGGGAGACTTGAAGGTGATATTGGAGGCCTTACTGAATTAAGAACCTT GGACTTGTCGTTTAACCCAGGGCTTACAGGTCCCCTCTCTCCTCGATTAGGCGActtgaaaaacttaaatatttt AATCCTAGCAGGCTGCAGGTTCAATGGTAAAATTCCAGATGAAATAGGCAACCTCAAGGAGCTATCCTTCTT AGCTCTGAATTCAAATAACTTCACTGGTAGTATACCTGCTTCTTTGGGTAAGCTCTCAAATGTTTATTGGCTGGACTTGGCAGACAATCAGTTAACTGGACCTCTTCCTGTTTCAACCTCTACCACCCCAGGATTGGACCAACTTCTTAAGGCTAAACACTT CCATTTCAACAAGAACAAGCTTTCCGGTCCCATTCCAGAAAGAATTTTTAACTCTGAGATGGTACTGATACACGT ATTGTTTGATGGGAACCAATTTACTGGAGCTATCCCATCAACAATAGGACATGTTACCACTCTTGAGGTTCT CCGGCTTGATAGAAATGAACTATCCGGGGAAGTCCCATCAAATCTCAACAACCTTACAAATATCAATGAATT AAATTTAGCTTTCAACAATCTGAAAGGCTCTTTTCCAGACTTAACTGGAATGGTTACCCTAAATTATTT GGACCTTAGTAACAACACATTTGAGGCAACAGAACCTCCAGTATGGTTCTCATCATTGCCAGCCCTCACAACTAT GATTATTGAAAACGGACCACTGCAAGGGCGAATTCCAGCCAAGCTATTTAGCTCTTCACAGTTGCAGCAAGT GaaactgaaaaataataaattcaatGACACATTGAACATGGGTGACAGCATTAGCTCACAACTGCAGCTTGTTGACTTGGAAAACAATGATATTCAATCCGTAACAGTTGGATTTTACAAGGAAACATTAAT ACTTCTAGGAAATCCAGTGTGTGAGACTAGTGGTATTGCAAATTCTAATTACTGTCGGCTTCAGCAGCAACCTTCAAAGCCATATTCAACGAGCTTAGCCACTTGTGGAACTAAATCTTGCTCTATGGATAAAAAGCTCAATCCTCAGAGTTGTGAATGTCAATTTCCTTACGAGGGGACATTATATTTTAGAGGACCTTCCTTCAGGCAATTGACTGATGACAATAAGTTCCATGAACTCGAAATGAGCCTTTGGACAAAACTTGGCCTTAATCCTGGTTCAGTGTCTCTTCAAAATCCCTTCTTCAATGTTGATGACTATCTTCAAATTCAGCTGGATCTCTTTCCATCCACTGGGGAGTTTTTTAATAGATCTGAGATTCAGAGAATTGGGTTTCAGTTGAGTAACCAAACTTACAAGCCACCACATGAATTTGGACCATATTATTTCATTGCAGCTCCCTATACCTTTCAAG GTTCACATAAAGGAAATTCAATAAGCATCGGAGCAATTGCTGGGATAGCAGCTGGTTGTGCAGTTTTGGTGCTTGGCCTTGTAGCCGTAGCAGTATATGCCATTCGACAGAAAAAACGCGCTGAGAAGGCCATTGGATTAAGTAGACCTTTTG CTTCCTGGGCACCAAGTGGGAAAGATAGTGGAGGTGCACCACAACTCAAGGGAGCAAGATGGTTTTCGTATGATGAACTTAAGAAGTGCACTGGTAATTTTACTTCAAGTAATGAGATTGGATCTGGCGGCTATGGCAAG GTTTATAGGGGACAACTTCCTGATGGACAAATAGTGGCTATCAAAAGAGCTCAGCAGGGATCAATGCAAGGTGGACTTGAATTCAAGACTGAAATCGAGCTGCTTTCTCGAGTTCATCACAAAAATCTTGTTGGCCTTCTTGGTTTCTGTTTTGAACAAGGAGAACAAATGTTGGTCTACGAGCATATGCCAAATGGAACGTTAAGGGAAAGTTTGTCAG GTAAATCTGGTATTCATCTCGATTGGAAGAGGAGACTTCGCATAGCTCTTGGCTCAGCAAGAGGACTTGCTTACCTACATGAGCTAGCAAATCCTCCAATAATTCACAGGGATGTCAAAACAACCAATATTCTACTAGATGAAACTTTAGGAGCAAAGGTTGCAGATTTTGGCTTGTCTAAGCTGGTCTCAGACAGTGGAAAAGGACATGTTTCAACTCAAGTCAAAGGCACTCTG GGTTATCTTGATCCTGAGTACTACATGACTCAACAATTGACAGAGAAAAGCGATGTGTACAGTTTTGGAGTTGTTATGCTCGAGCTCATTACTGCGAAGCAACCAATCGAGAAAGGAAAGTATATTGTACGCGAAGTACGAACGTCAATGAATAGAAACGACCTGGAGAGTTACGGCTTGAAGGAGATGATGGATCCAACGATTAGAAACACTCCAATTCTAATTGGCTTTGGCAAGTTCTTGGATTTGGCCATGCAATGCGTTGAAGAGGTAGCTGCTGATCGTCCAACAATGAGTGAAGTTGTAAAGGCTATTGAAACCATTTTACAGAATGATGGAATCAATACCAATTCAACATCAGCATCCTCTTCAGCCACCGATTTTGTTGGAAACGCAAAAGGCCCTCTTAAACATCCTTATAGTAATGATGCTTTGCCTCAAAAGGATGTTAGTGATAGTGAGGCCTTTGATTATAGTGGTGGATACACACTTTCAACAAAGATTGAACCCAAGTAG
- the LOC115716665 gene encoding leucine-rich repeat receptor protein kinase HPCA1 isoform X2, whose product MGLKGRLEGDIGGLTELRTLDLSFNPGLTGPLSPRLGDLKNLNILILAGCRFNGKIPDEIGNLKELSFLALNSNNFTGSIPASLGKLSNVYWLDLADNQLTGPLPVSTSTTPGLDQLLKAKHFHFNKNKLSGPIPERIFNSEMVLIHVLFDGNQFTGAIPSTIGHVTTLEVLRLDRNELSGEVPSNLNNLTNINELNLAFNNLKGSFPDLTGMVTLNYLDLSNNTFEATEPPVWFSSLPALTTMIIENGPLQGRIPAKLFSSSQLQQVKLKNNKFNDTLNMGDSISSQLQLVDLENNDIQSVTVGFYKETLILLGNPVCETSGIANSNYCRLQQQPSKPYSTSLATCGTKSCSMDKKLNPQSCECQFPYEGTLYFRGPSFRQLTDDNKFHELEMSLWTKLGLNPGSVSLQNPFFNVDDYLQIQLDLFPSTGEFFNRSEIQRIGFQLSNQTYKPPHEFGPYYFIAAPYTFQGSHKGNSISIGAIAGIAAGCAVLVLGLVAVAVYAIRQKKRAEKAIGLSRPFASWAPSGKDSGGAPQLKGARWFSYDELKKCTGNFTSSNEIGSGGYGKVYRGQLPDGQIVAIKRAQQGSMQGGLEFKTEIELLSRVHHKNLVGLLGFCFEQGEQMLVYEHMPNGTLRESLSGKSGIHLDWKRRLRIALGSARGLAYLHELANPPIIHRDVKTTNILLDETLGAKVADFGLSKLVSDSGKGHVSTQVKGTLGYLDPEYYMTQQLTEKSDVYSFGVVMLELITAKQPIEKGKYIVREVRTSMNRNDLESYGLKEMMDPTIRNTPILIGFGKFLDLAMQCVEEVAADRPTMSEVVKAIETILQNDGINTNSTSASSSATDFVGNAKGPLKHPYSNDALPQKDVSDSEAFDYSGGYTLSTKIEPK is encoded by the exons ATGGGACTAAAAGGGAGACTTGAAGGTGATATTGGAGGCCTTACTGAATTAAGAACCTT GGACTTGTCGTTTAACCCAGGGCTTACAGGTCCCCTCTCTCCTCGATTAGGCGActtgaaaaacttaaatatttt AATCCTAGCAGGCTGCAGGTTCAATGGTAAAATTCCAGATGAAATAGGCAACCTCAAGGAGCTATCCTTCTT AGCTCTGAATTCAAATAACTTCACTGGTAGTATACCTGCTTCTTTGGGTAAGCTCTCAAATGTTTATTGGCTGGACTTGGCAGACAATCAGTTAACTGGACCTCTTCCTGTTTCAACCTCTACCACCCCAGGATTGGACCAACTTCTTAAGGCTAAACACTT CCATTTCAACAAGAACAAGCTTTCCGGTCCCATTCCAGAAAGAATTTTTAACTCTGAGATGGTACTGATACACGT ATTGTTTGATGGGAACCAATTTACTGGAGCTATCCCATCAACAATAGGACATGTTACCACTCTTGAGGTTCT CCGGCTTGATAGAAATGAACTATCCGGGGAAGTCCCATCAAATCTCAACAACCTTACAAATATCAATGAATT AAATTTAGCTTTCAACAATCTGAAAGGCTCTTTTCCAGACTTAACTGGAATGGTTACCCTAAATTATTT GGACCTTAGTAACAACACATTTGAGGCAACAGAACCTCCAGTATGGTTCTCATCATTGCCAGCCCTCACAACTAT GATTATTGAAAACGGACCACTGCAAGGGCGAATTCCAGCCAAGCTATTTAGCTCTTCACAGTTGCAGCAAGT GaaactgaaaaataataaattcaatGACACATTGAACATGGGTGACAGCATTAGCTCACAACTGCAGCTTGTTGACTTGGAAAACAATGATATTCAATCCGTAACAGTTGGATTTTACAAGGAAACATTAAT ACTTCTAGGAAATCCAGTGTGTGAGACTAGTGGTATTGCAAATTCTAATTACTGTCGGCTTCAGCAGCAACCTTCAAAGCCATATTCAACGAGCTTAGCCACTTGTGGAACTAAATCTTGCTCTATGGATAAAAAGCTCAATCCTCAGAGTTGTGAATGTCAATTTCCTTACGAGGGGACATTATATTTTAGAGGACCTTCCTTCAGGCAATTGACTGATGACAATAAGTTCCATGAACTCGAAATGAGCCTTTGGACAAAACTTGGCCTTAATCCTGGTTCAGTGTCTCTTCAAAATCCCTTCTTCAATGTTGATGACTATCTTCAAATTCAGCTGGATCTCTTTCCATCCACTGGGGAGTTTTTTAATAGATCTGAGATTCAGAGAATTGGGTTTCAGTTGAGTAACCAAACTTACAAGCCACCACATGAATTTGGACCATATTATTTCATTGCAGCTCCCTATACCTTTCAAG GTTCACATAAAGGAAATTCAATAAGCATCGGAGCAATTGCTGGGATAGCAGCTGGTTGTGCAGTTTTGGTGCTTGGCCTTGTAGCCGTAGCAGTATATGCCATTCGACAGAAAAAACGCGCTGAGAAGGCCATTGGATTAAGTAGACCTTTTG CTTCCTGGGCACCAAGTGGGAAAGATAGTGGAGGTGCACCACAACTCAAGGGAGCAAGATGGTTTTCGTATGATGAACTTAAGAAGTGCACTGGTAATTTTACTTCAAGTAATGAGATTGGATCTGGCGGCTATGGCAAG GTTTATAGGGGACAACTTCCTGATGGACAAATAGTGGCTATCAAAAGAGCTCAGCAGGGATCAATGCAAGGTGGACTTGAATTCAAGACTGAAATCGAGCTGCTTTCTCGAGTTCATCACAAAAATCTTGTTGGCCTTCTTGGTTTCTGTTTTGAACAAGGAGAACAAATGTTGGTCTACGAGCATATGCCAAATGGAACGTTAAGGGAAAGTTTGTCAG GTAAATCTGGTATTCATCTCGATTGGAAGAGGAGACTTCGCATAGCTCTTGGCTCAGCAAGAGGACTTGCTTACCTACATGAGCTAGCAAATCCTCCAATAATTCACAGGGATGTCAAAACAACCAATATTCTACTAGATGAAACTTTAGGAGCAAAGGTTGCAGATTTTGGCTTGTCTAAGCTGGTCTCAGACAGTGGAAAAGGACATGTTTCAACTCAAGTCAAAGGCACTCTG GGTTATCTTGATCCTGAGTACTACATGACTCAACAATTGACAGAGAAAAGCGATGTGTACAGTTTTGGAGTTGTTATGCTCGAGCTCATTACTGCGAAGCAACCAATCGAGAAAGGAAAGTATATTGTACGCGAAGTACGAACGTCAATGAATAGAAACGACCTGGAGAGTTACGGCTTGAAGGAGATGATGGATCCAACGATTAGAAACACTCCAATTCTAATTGGCTTTGGCAAGTTCTTGGATTTGGCCATGCAATGCGTTGAAGAGGTAGCTGCTGATCGTCCAACAATGAGTGAAGTTGTAAAGGCTATTGAAACCATTTTACAGAATGATGGAATCAATACCAATTCAACATCAGCATCCTCTTCAGCCACCGATTTTGTTGGAAACGCAAAAGGCCCTCTTAAACATCCTTATAGTAATGATGCTTTGCCTCAAAAGGATGTTAGTGATAGTGAGGCCTTTGATTATAGTGGTGGATACACACTTTCAACAAAGATTGAACCCAAGTAG